The Ammospiza nelsoni isolate bAmmNel1 chromosome 27, bAmmNel1.pri, whole genome shotgun sequence DNA segment GCCCCCAGACCCCCCGAGCCTGAGGGGACCCCCGGGAATGCCCAGCCCGGGAATGCCCACCCGAGGGGTGCCCACCCGAGGGGTGCCCGCACCCGCTGCCACCGCCCCATGCCCAGGCGGGGTCGGGCGGGGCTGGGGCGGTCGCTGCGCCCCCCGGAgccccccagggaccccccggTCCCGGCTCTGACCTCGGGGCGCCCCGGGGCTCCCAGGCGGGGTGAGAATCCCGCAGCGGGCCGGACCTCCCCCGTTATTTATGGCACCTCTGAACGGGAACCGATGGGCACGGAGCGGGCAGCGGCGCCCCCCGAGACCCCCGGCAGCGCCTCCTCCCCAAGGACAGCGCGGAGGGGCCGGGGGGAGCCTCCCCCTGCTCGGGGGGCTGCGGTGCGGAGCGCGCGCTCTGGGGGCGCCCCAAATGCCggcctggctctggggctgcccccCGGGGGTCCCATCGGGGGGCAGGGGCACGGACAGACCCCCGGCGGTCACCGCTCCGTGTCCGGGGGCAGAGGGAGCGCAAAGGGAGCGGGGCAGCCGCTGCCCGGGGCTCGGGGTCCGCTCGGGGGGCACGAAAAGCGGGGCAGCCcccgggggtcccggtgcccgatcgggggcagggggagaggggcagccCTCCGGTGGTCCCGGTGCCCAGCCCGGGCTGGGGGCGAGCGGGGCAGCCCCGGTGCCCGGGCAGACGGAGCGGGGCACCCCCCACCCAGCcccgggggtcccggtgccCGGTCCGGGGGCTGGGGTAGCGGGAGCCCCCCCCGGGCTCTCCGGTGGCCGCCGCGGGGGCAGCGGgagcggggcagccccgcgggTCTCGGGGCAGCGGCTGCGGCGGTGGCGGCGCTCGGGCCCGGCGCGGTGTTGCAGTGCGGGACActgcggcggcggccccggggctgcgggacTCCGGTGCCCGGGCGGGGACAGCGCAGCGCGGGGGGAGCCCCgttcccgccgccgccgccccgcagAGAGCgacccccgcccgccgcgcccctCCCTCAGCCGGGGGTCCCGTCCCGgtgccccgcgcccgccccgcagCGAGGGAgcggcggccgcagccccgcACTCACCGTGTGCCCGGTGCCGGCCCGCGGGAGGGGCCGCCGGTGCTGCCGGTAACTCCTCCGCTGCCTCCCCCGGTGCCTCCCCCGGTGCCTCCCCCGGTGCCTCCCCCGGTGCCTCCCCCGGTGGCTCCTCCGGTAGCTCCGCCGGTGCCGCCGCTGCGACACCGGGAGCTCgtcccggccctgccccggTGCTGGCGCTGCGCAGGACCGGCCGCTCGCCAAGGTCACCGGCCCGCCCGGTGCGTCCCGGAGCCGCGGGCACCGCCGGGACCCCCGGCCGGGCTGCGGGCACAGGAACCGGAGCCGGTAAATCCCCGCCGCGGGCGCCGCAAGGGCGGCTGTGCCCACCCCGCCCCAGCCCGGGCACCCACGCGGCGGTGCCACCCCAAAAACCCGGTACCACCCCCGCCCGCCGTCTGcccaccccccaaaatccccggtaccacccccaaaatcccaccctgagccCACCCTGGCACCGCAGGGaccccggcccagccccggcGTTCCCTGGGCACAGCGGGCACACGGGCTCGGAGCGAACTTTGGCTCCTTTATTTTGTCACCAACGTCCCCCCGGCGCTGTCGCCACCCCCGAATCCCCCCAGCCCGAGCCGGGGCACCGGGACGGGACCGGGACCCACCGGGACAGGACCGGGACGGGATTGGGACCCACCGGGAGGGACCGCGGCCCCGCCAGCCCCACACGGGCGGGGCTGTGACTGCAGCGATGTCCCCGCCGAGCGTCCCAAGGTCCCCCCACAGCTTTTGGGGGACCggagcatccctggggacacTCCCGGGGACACTTTTGGGGACATCTCTGGAGACACctttggggacaccctggggacacccctaGGGACAACCTCGGGGACATCTCTGGGGACATCTCTGGGGACATCTCCGCTCCCAGCTCAGAGCGGGGCGAGGGGCACCGGGCGGGATCCCCGGGGTGGGGACAGCGGGACCCAGCGTGCgactgcagccccagggaggtgCCAGCAGATCCAGAGAGGTGACAGCAGTCCCAGGGTGGTGCCAGCAGCCCCGGGGCACCAGCCGGACCCGTCACTGGCACTTTTTGGCGCGGGCCAGGCCCGGGCCGGCCGGGGGCACGAAGAAGGCCGGGGCGCGCAGGCAGCGCAGCGCCAGGAGCTGCGGGCCCAGCGCGTACAGCGCGTTGGAGAGCAGGAAACTCCAGAGCACCTCCTCGGGGGTCTGGTACGGGAACGGCGTGCGGGAGTGCAGCGAGGAGCCCAGGTGGGCGAACTGAGCCTGCGGACACCGCGGTGGGGCGGGACAGTGACGGGGGAGCGGCCCCAAAAGGTGCGAGCCCCCCGCCCCAAAGGGTGCAAAGCCCCGGCCCCAAAAGGTGCAACCCCCAGGCTCAAAGAATGCAACCCCGTCCCTAAAAGGGGCAGAATCCCGGCCCCAAAATGTGCAAAATTCCCGGCCCCAAAGGGCGCAGACCCTTGGACCTGAAAGGCGTAAATCCCCGATCACAAAGAGTGCAAAGTTCCGCCCCTGAAAGGTGCAAAGCCCCAAACTCGGAGGGGTTTTTGGCTCCAGCCCATCCTATCTATAGCCCTGCGTCTCTCTCCATCCTATTTCTGTCCCACTAATCCCGGGTTCTGTCCAAATCCACCGAGGCCGAGTCAATTATCAGCCAGTCAAGCAAGCTGCTCCacttgcagctgcagctgtgctctgcccccCAAACCCGGGATCTGCCCCCCAAACCCGGAATCTGCCCCTCAAAATCGGGATCTGCCCCCCAAAACCAGGATCTGCCCCACAAACCCGAGATGTGCCCCCCAAATCCCGGATTTACCACCCCAAAACCGAGCCCAAACCCTTTACccttttcctggctgggatgttttcccccaaatcccgaGATTTTGGGGCCAcccttttggggattttttcccccaaatcccggGGTTTTGGGGCCGCCCACCTGCGCCACGGCTCCCGCGAACACCAGGCTCCAGTcgggcagccaggagcagccggGCACGGCCAGCCCGTAGATGGCGAGGATGAGGAAGGGCAGCAGGTAGAACAGGTAGATCAGCATCTGGGGGACACCCAGTTGTCACCCCGGGTGGCTCCGGGGGCACCTGGAGGGGGTCCCGCGCTGTGCCCCCCCCTCACCTGCACTTTGGGGTAACCCACGGGGTCGCGCAGGTAGGGCTCGTGCAGGTACGTGTAGTCAAAGCAGGAATCGGCCGGGCAGTCCAGCACCacctggggggcacaggggggcgAGGGCAGGGGACCCTCCCTGGGACCCCAAAACACTCCCCGGgatccccaaaatcctccccgggacccccaaaccctccccgagatccccaaaccctccctgggaccccaaaaccctcccCGGAACCCCCAAGATCCTCCTCGGGACCTCCGAGATCctcccagggacccccaaaccctccccagGGATCCCCGAGATCctcccagggacccccaaaaccGTCCCTGGGACCCCGGAGATGCTCCAGGACACCCAAAACCCTCCCGAGGACACTTGAGaccccccaggaccccctgacccccccaggaccccctgagcccctccaggacccccccagccccccagcccTCACCATCCCCCTGAAGAAGGTGAAGGCTGcggtgaggatgaggatgaggatgaggagcaggtCCTGGGGCCGCTGGTAGAGGCGTTTGCGCTGCTCCTCTGCGATCTGCCAGAGGAATTtcggggtttttggggtgcGCACCCCCCgatccagccctgggagcccccaAACCGCCCCGGCTCcggcctcacctgctcggggcTGAGGCTCGGCCGCGCCCGGGGCTGCCGGAACAGCCGGAGGCCGGCccaggtgaggaggaggaggtagGGCAGGTTGAGGAGGAAGGACGGGCTCAGCTCGGGGCTGTATTTCCCTGCGGGAGAGAGCGCGGGGTGGGCTCGGAgccttcctccccctcctcctcctcctcccgggGGTCGGGCCCGGcccgagccccctccccacgGCCGTACCGATCAGGTTGCCCAGCAGGAAAACCACGGCGCTCATCAGCAGCGAGCCCAGCCAGAAGAGACCCAGCCCCCGGTAGTTCTTcctgcggggacagcgggaGCCCCCTCCTCACAATTCGGCATTTTCcaccctccccttccccctggATCACCCCCGAGCCCCCTCCTCAAAATTCGGCATTTTCCACCCTCCCGTTCCCCCTGGATCACCCCCGAGACCCGCCTTAAAATTCGGGATTTTCCCgcccccctgagccccctcctCAGGAAATTCGGGATTTTCCAGCTCCCCGAGCCCTCCCGGGATCATTTAGTCCCCTCCTCAGGAAACTCCGGAATTCTCCCCGACCCCCGCGCCCCCTCCTCAGGAAATTCGGGATTTTCCCgcccccctgagccccctccccaggaaATTCGGGGTTCTCGCCCCCGCCCACCTGCGCCCCGCGGCCGCGGCCATGGCCAGGCACAGCCCGTAGTGCACGGTGCCGTCCCAGTAGCAGGTGAGGAGCCCGTGAGCCGTGCGCAGGTGGGGATCGCCCtgcggggacaccggggggtCACaccggggctggggacaccgggaggGTCGCACGGGGGTCCGGGGGTGCCGGAGCCCCGAGCGGGGTGTGCGGGGAGTGCGGGGCAGGGCGGCACCTCCCGCACGTAGAGCTCCATGAGGCCCGAGATGAGCCCGTCCTCCTCCAGCGCGATCAGCAGATCCACGGCCGATACGAAGGAGAACACCACGAGCACTGCGGGGAGCGGGGGGCTCCGTGCGGGGTCCCCAAAACCCCGAatcccacattcctgctccccGTGGATCCCCTAAAACCCCGAattccacattcctgctccgAGCAGGGTCCCCCAAAATCCCGAatcccacattcctgctccGAGCAGGGTCCCCCAAAACACCGAatcccacattcctgctccctGGTGGGTCCCACAGctccccccaaatcccagatcccagatcccaaacctctgctctgtgtgagtCCCACTGATTCCCcccagatcccaaatccctgctccatGGGGTCCCACAaccccagcccccagcccccagccccaatCCCACCCCGGGGTCTCACCGCAGAACAGGGGGTCGTGGACGAGGCCGACGGCGCcggtgaggatgaggagggcgacgaggctgaggagcagcaggaccgCGGCCAGGCCCAGCGCCggggggctgctgtgggatcGGGGCCGCTGCAGCTCAGCACGGCCCCGATCCCCCAAACAGCCCCGATCCCGCTGAGCTTCGGGATCGGGATCAGACCCCACAACCCagaacagggcagggcagtgcccgtCCTCTGAGGGGGGAAATCTGGATCTGGGAATGACCCCAGAGGGAAAgcccaaaggggaaaaaaccccaaaggggGCGAATCCCAGGGGGTGAATCCCAAAAGGATGGGATCTCAGCAGGGATTGGGAATGGATAAAATCCCCAAAGAAGGGTGGGTGTGATCCCAGCAGGGATTAGGAACAGGAACGGGGCCGGAGCAGCCCCGGTGTGTCCCCGTCCCCCTCCAGGCTGTGTGTTCGGAAAAGCCCCAAACCCCGCTGTGTGAGCCCGGAGCCGCTCCCGCAGGCCCGCATCGGGCACTGCGGGCGGGCAAAGCGAAAGCGGCGCCCGGCGACAGCGGTGACAGCGGCGGGGACACGTCAGCGAcggcggggacagcggggacactCCGGGAGCGGCAGGGATCACCCGAGTTCCCGGGATTTGGGCCCCAGGCCGGGATCACCCCAATTCCCGGATTTGGGCTCTCCGGGAGAGGCGCTGCGGGGTCTGAACTTCCCGAGGGGATTGAAAACCAGCAGGGAAACCCCACCTGCAGCCGCCTTCCCATGGAACACCTGGATCCAGGTGCCTGACCCGGGCTGGATCCTCTGATCCGGGACAGACCCAGCCCCTGTCCCGGGCTGGATTCCCAGATCCAGGAGAGACCCAATCCCCCCTTCCCCGGGCAGgaccccattccccattccccattcccctttTTCATTCCCCGTTCCCTTTTCCATTTACCCTTCCCTATTCCCGTTCCCTGTTCCCCATTCCCGGGGGTCCCTCCTGGTCCCCACTCCCCGTTCCCCATTCCCGGGGGTCTCTctccattccccattcccccgTTCCTCATTCCCCGGtctctcccattcccattccccactCCCGGGGGTCTCTCCCGCTGCCGGGGTCCCTCTCGGTCCCCACTCCCTGTTCCCCATTCCCGGGGTCtctcccattcccgttccccATTCCCGGGGGTCTTTCCCATTCCCCGTTCCCCATTCCCGGGGTCTCCCCCATTCCCAAGGTCTCACCCGCTCCCGGGGTCCCCCCCGGTCCCCGTTCCCCATTCCCGGGGGTCTCTCCCGCTCCCGGGGGTCCCCCCCGGTCCCCACTCACTCCAGGGCGCTGACGGCGCTGAGCCCGAAGGCCACCGGGAGGGCGAGCAGGGGGGCGGCCAGGGCGGCCGGGCCCGCCGGGAGCTGcatcccggccccgccgcagcaCCGGGCCCGCGGACTTCGGCCCCGG contains these protein-coding regions:
- the TM6SF2 gene encoding transmembrane 6 superfamily member 2; protein product: MELYVREGDPHLRTAHGLLTCYWDGTVHYGLCLAMAAAAGRRKNYRGLGLFWLGSLLMSAVVFLLGNLIGKYSPELSPSFLLNLPYLLLLTWAGLRLFRQPRARPSLSPEQIAEEQRKRLYQRPQDLLLILILILTAAFTFFRGMVVLDCPADSCFDYTYLHEPYLRDPVGYPKVQMLIYLFYLLPFLILAIYGLAVPGCSWLPDWSLVFAGAVAQAQFAHLGSSLHSRTPFPYQTPEEVLWSFLLSNALYALGPQLLALRCLRAPAFFVPPAGPGLARAKKCQ